The sequence below is a genomic window from Streptomyces sp. NBC_00289.
GATCGAAGCCGTCAGGCCATGACCGGGCGGTCAGGCCATGACCGGGCGGTCAGGCCATGACCGGGCGGTCAGGCCGTGACCAGGGCGGTCAGGCCCTCACCGGCGGTCAAGACAGAACGGCGGTCACGTGCCGATCGAGGGCGCTTCCGTCACGGACGGCGCCCCGGAAGGAGACGTAACCGTCGGGGCGGACCAGGAACAGGGCGCCGGCCTCGGCGCCGAGGGACGCGCGCAGGGCGCCCGACCGGTCGGTGAGGGTGCCGTCCGGGCCCCGTCCACCGGTGACCACGTGCACCGGGACTCCGGCCCGGCCGGCCCCCGCGGCGGCCTCCTTGGCGGCGACTTCGGCGGCGGCCGGATCCGAGGGGTCCTCGGGAAACGCCAGCACGGTCCAGTCCCCCCGGCCGAGCAGCCGGAACAGCCGGTCCGCGCCCCCCTCGGCCTCGACGTCCGGCACCCGGGCGCCGGGACCGGGACCGCCGGCGGCCGGGGCGGTCCCGGCGCTGAGCGGACTGTCCGGATAGGCCAGCGGCAGCCCGGTGTGGCCCGTCCCGGCCTCCCCGGCCCCGGTGAGCCGGGAGCGCAGCAGCTCGAACGGCGGCACCGGGCCGACCCCGCCCCAGTACGTGCGCTCGTTGCGCTCGGCCAGCGCCAGCGCGATCGGCCTGCGCTCCGCCTCGTAGCTGTCCAGCAGCCGCGCGGAGGCCCGGCCCCGGACCACCGCCGCCAGCTTCCAGCCCAGGTTGAACGCGTCCTGCACGCCGGTATTCATGCCCTGCGCGGTCACCGGCATGACGGTGTGCGCGCTGTCGCCGGCCAGCAGGCACCGCCCGGCCCGGTAGCGGCCGGCCACGGCGTTGTACAGCCGTACCCGCCAGTTGAACCGCCCGTCGTGGAAGCGCAGGTCGGACGCGCCGCTGACGCGGCGGACCGCGTCCAGCACCTCGGCGACGTCCGGGTCGCCGGTCCGGGTGGGATCGGGGTCCGCCACACCGGCGTAGAACCGGTGCCGTCCGTCGGGCAGCGGGGCGGTGCCGAGTGAGCCCGCCTCGCTCAGGAACAGGTGGCAGTGCGCCGGGTCGCCCGGCAGCGAGCCGGTCCAGCGGGCGTCGATCTGCAGCAGCTGGGTGCCGGGGCAGGACCGCTTCTCCCAGCTCCCCCCGATCGCGTCACGCACGGTGCTGTGCGGGCCCTGCGCGCCCACCACCCAGCCGGCCCGCACCGTGTGCCGGGTGCCGTCGGCGCCGGTCAGCCGGACCGTGACCCGGGCCGGCCCCTGTTCGAGGGCGACCGCGGTCAGGCCCCGCTCGACCTGTACGCCGAGTCCGGCCAGGTGCCGGGTGAGCATCTCCTCCGTCTGCGACTGTCCGATCAGCAGGGGCCGCGGATACCGGGTGCCCGGCTGGTCGGCGGGCCTGACCAGCGGCGGCAGCCCGGCGAAGTGGTGGGTGCGGTGGGTGTAGTCGACCCCGGAGTCCAGGTAGGCGCCCACCGGCAGGCCCATGAGGTCGAAGACCTCCAGGGTCCGCTGCCACACCGTGCAGGCCCGGGTCCCGGGGCGCGGTTCGACGCGCCGGTCCACGATCCGCACGCGCACTCCGCGCCGGGCCAGTTCGATCGCGGTGCACAGGCCGACCGGCCCGGCACCGACCACCAGCACCTCGGGATCGGTGTCCGCGGCGGCACTCACGCGCGCTCCCACAGGAGCAGCGAGTGGTGGGACGGGAGCCGGGTGATGCCCGCCGGCCGCAGACCCGCCTCGGCGGCGAGGGCGGTGAACTCCTCGACCGTGCGCTCCCGGCCCTTGTTGAACACCAGCATCCGCAGGTCGTACTCGGTGTTGAGCTGCTTGCCCTCGTCCTCGGCGATGACCCGCTCGACGACCACGACCCGGCCGCCCGCGGGCAGCGCCTCGGCGCACCGGGCGAGGATCGCCACGGACTCCTTGTCGTCCCAGTCGTGCAGGATCTGGCTCAGGACGTAGAGGTCGGCGCCCGCGGGCAGCGGGTCGAAGAAGGACTGCCCGACCACCTCGGTGCGCTCGGTGAGCCCGGCGGCCGCGAACCGTTCGGCCCCGCCCTCGACCGTGCCGGGCAGGTCCACCAGGGTGCCGGCGGAGTCGGGCGCGGTCCGCAGGATCGCCTCGAGGAGCGCGCCCGTGCCGCCGCCGACGTCGGCGATCCGGCGCGCCTCGTGCCAGGGGTGGGCGCCGGCGACCTCGGGGGCGAGGCGGCCCTGGACGGCGGCCATCTGGGCGTTGAAGGAGTCGGTGAGTTCGGGCTGCCGCTCCAGGTCGTCCCAGAAGGGGACGCCGAAGACCGCGTCGTAGCCGGGCTCGCCGGTGCGCACGGCGTGCAGCAGTCCGCCGCAGGCGGCCAGGTCGATCCGGCCGCTGGCGCCCTCCAGGTCCAGCCAGTGCCGCATCCGTGAGGGGTGCGCGTCGAGCAGCAGGCGCGAGGTGGCGGTGAGGCCGTACACGCCCGGCTCGTCCTCGCTGAAGACGTCGCGGCAGGCGAGGAACCGCAGCAGCCGGCCCAGCGAGCCCGCCTCGGTCGACGTCCTCTCCGCCAGCTCGTCGCGGGTGTGCGCACCCGCCTCGATGTGGTCGGCGATGCGCAGCGTGGCCGCCACGCGCACCGCGATGGGGGTGAACACGTCGACGAAGGCCGGACGCCCGCCCGGCCCCCGTCGCGTGGGCTGCTGCGTGTGCTCCGTGTGCGTGTCGATGGCAATGCACCTCTTCCGAAAGTCCCGTGTGCTCCTCGGGCGGTGCGCCGATGGTCCTGACGACGCCTCGACGGGCGCTCAAGCGCGGCTGGCGCTGCGGGTGCGGGCGGTCTGGAAGCGGTCTGCGGGCGGTCCGCAGGGCGGTCTGCGGGACCGGACAAGGGGCGGATGCGCGGCCGGGGTTGACACCCCCACCACTATCTCTCTAAATTAGAGATGCACGGAAAGAGAGAAGAACGAAATTAGAGCGTTCAACGACGCGGCCCGTACCCGCGGCCCGCCGCCGACCGAAGGAGAACCGACATGAACACCACCCACGAGACCCGCGTCGCCGGCCTCGACGCCCGCGCCGTCCTGGCCGGACTCGCCGCCCGCTGGGACGCCGCCGACGGACCGGGCTACGGCGAGCTCTTCACCCCGGACGCCACCTACGTGCAGTTCAACGGCGTCCTGCTGAACGGCCGCCAGGAGATCGCGGACATGCACGACCTGATGTTCCGCACCATGCTCTACGGCACCCGGCTGGTGACCCACGAGATCGAGAGCGTCCGCCCGGCCGGCGAGGACCGCGCCGTCGTGGTCTCCACCGGTGCCGCGCTCTACCCCTGGCAGAAGCAGGTCACGCCCAAGCGGTTGTCGAGGCAGACCCTGATCCTGGAGCGGGTGGACGGACGGTGGCTGGTCGCCGGCTTCCAGAACAGCCGTATCAAGCCGTTCCCCACCAGCGGACCCCTGTTCGACGTGGCGAGCAAGGCTGTCCGACTGCGCGTCGAGCGCTCCCGGCGCGCCGCCTGAACCACGGCCGCCGTACGGACGCGTGACGGCGGACGCGCAAGTACGCTGGCCGGAACCGAACGGCAGAGAGGCAACGCGACGATGCGACCGCACAGCGAAGAGGACCGCTCCCTCGGCACCCTCATGTCGCTGGCCACGGCCCTGCGGGTGCAGGCGGCCAGGACGGTTCTCTTCCAGTCCGCGGTGGCCCAGTCGGTGGGGCTCAACGCCACCGACTTCAACTGCCTCAGCCTGCTCGACCTGGAAGGCCCCATGACGCCCGGTCAGCTCGCCGAGCGCGCCGGACTGAGCCGCGGCGGAGCCATCACCACGGTGATAGACCGCCTCCAGAAGGCCGGATTCGTCCGCCGTAGGCCCGACGCCGGGGACCGCAGACGCGTCATCGTGGAAACCGTCCCCGAGGCCTTCGCCGAACGCGTCGACACCGTCTTCACCGACTACCGGGCGGCACTCGGCAAGCTCCTGTCCGAACTCACCCCCGAACAGCAGGAACTGCTGCTCGACCTGACCAACCGCGGCAACGAGATCTTCCACGCCGAGACCCTGCGGCTCCAGGCACGGGCCTGACGGCCTGCCCCACCGCCGCACTAGCGCGTCACGTCACACTCCGGGCGCCCGGCAGCACCACCCGCCGGACATCGCGACCCGGATGAGGTGACCTGCCGTGCTGACCGCCCACTACTCGATCCCGCTGCCCGCCGACTACGACATGAACGTCATCCACCGACGGGTGACGGACCGCTCGGCCCCCTGGGACGCGCGGACCGGGCTGCTCCTGAAGGCGTTCTGCGTCACGGACGCCGCGGACGGCGGCCACAACAGCTACGCCCCCTTCTACGTCTGGGCCGAACCGCACGAGTTCGGCCGCTTCCTCACCGGCGCCGAGTACGCGGGACTCTGCGCCGCCTTCGGACCGGTGCCCGTGCGAACCGGCACCGTCCTGCAGTGTGGCATCGGCTCCGGCCCCGCCGGACACCTCGTCAGCGAGAGCGAGCCGCTCGGGTCCGTCACGGACCTGCGCGACACCGTCCGCGCGGAGACGGAGCGACACCGTGCCGTCCTGGCCGACCCGTCCGTCCACACGCACGTCGTGGACCTCGACCCGGCCACGATGACGCTCACCCGGCGCACGCTCCTGCGCGCCGGGGCCGAGACCCCCCGGCCGAAGAACGGCGAACGGGTCCTGCGCGTGCTGCACCTGTCCCAACCCCCGCACACCACCACCGGCTGACGCCCCGTCACACCGCGGCCGGCTCGAGCGACGCTCAAGCCGTACCCGACACCGTTGTGACACCTCTGGGCGCACTGTCTCAACAAGGAGTGCATGGTGACCACTACTCCGGTCCGGGGCGACACCCCCACCACGCCGCCACCCCCACACAGCCGCTCCGTCCTCGAGCGCACCGCCGGCTTCGCCCAGCACCACCGATGGACGGCCCTGCTGCTGTGGGTCGTCGTCCTGTTCGGTGTCTGGGGCGCGGCCTCCGCCGTCGGCGACGGCTACCGCGACGACTTCTCCCTGCCCGGCACCGAGACCCAGCAGGCGCTGGAGACCATGGAGAAGCACGGCTCCGCACAGGCCGGCGACACCCTCGAAATCGTGCTCCACGACCGGCAGGGCCTGACCGGCGCCGACACCCGCGGCCGGGTCACGGCCATGCTGGGCAAGGTGGCGAAGCTGCCCGAGGTCGCCGAGGTGCGCAGCCCCTACGACGACCAGCAGGCCGTCTCCCAGGACGGCACCGTCGGCTACGCCACCGTCGTCCTCGACGGCAAGTCCGAGGACCTGGCCAAGGAGGACACCCAGCGGATCTACGACACCGCCCGCACCGCGCGGTCGAACGCCCTCACGGTCGAACTCGGCGGCGACGCGGCACGCAAGCTCGCCGAGCCGGAGGGCGGCGCCGCCGAGGGCATCGGCATGCTCGCCGCGCTGGTCATCCTCGGCCTGATGTTCGGCACCGTCATCGCGGCCGGACTGCCGGTCATCGCCGCTCTGTTCGCCGTCGGCAGCACCCTCGGCGTGATCATCCTGCTCTCGCACGTCTTCACGATCGCCAGCTACACGCCGTACATCATGATGCTCGTCGGCCTCGGCGTCGGCATCGACTATGCCCTGCTGATCTTCGCCCGCTATCGGGCCGAGCTGGTGCGCGGCGCGTCCCCCGACGAAGCGGGCCGACGCGCCCTCGACCTCGCGGGCCGCACCGTGTTCTTCGCCGGGTGCACCGTCATCGTGGCCCTGCTGGGCCTGGTCGCCCTCGGCCTCGGCTCCCTCCAGGGCACCGCCGTCGCCGTGGCGCTCACCGTCCTGGTGACCATGATCGCCTCGCTCACCCTGCTGCCGGCGCTGCTCGCCCTGTTCGGCAAGCGCTTCGCCCGGCAGTTCACCGCCAAGGCGCGCAAGCGCACCGCGAAGGGCAAGCCGATCGAGGGCGGGGACCGCTGGCGCGCCTGGGCCGGGCTGGTGCAACGCCGGCCGCTGGTCTCCCTGCTGCTGGCCGTCGCCGCACTCGGGGCACTGGCCGCCCCCGCGCTCGACCTGCGGCTCGGCTTCGCCGACGCGGGCAACGACGCGGCCGGCACCACCAGCCGCGAGGCCTACGACCTGCTCGCCGACGGCTTCGGACCCGGGTTCAACGGCCCGCTGGTCGTGGTCACCGAGGGCGGCGACAAGGCGGGCGCGGCGCTCTCGCAGAAGCTCAACGACACCAAGGGCATCGCCGCCGCCACCGGCCCGATCCCCTCCCAGGACGGCAAGGCGGCCACCGTCATCGCCTTCCCCGACTCGTCGCCCCAGGACGAGCGCACCACGGAACTGGTGCACACCCTGCGCGACGACGTCCTCGTCCAGTTGCGCGAGGAGACCGGCGCCCGCTACCTGGTGGGCGGCTCCACCACGGCCGTCATCGACTACGCCGACACCGTCTCCTCGCGGATGCCCCTGTTCATCGCCATCGTGGTCGGCCTGTCCCTGCTGATCCTCGTCCTGGTGTTCCGCTCGGTGCTGGTGCCGCTCAAGGCGGCGCTGCTCAACCTGCTGAGCATCGGAGCGGCGTTGGGCGCCATGACGCTGGTGTTCCAGAAGGGCATGTTCGGCCTGGAGCCCGGCCCGATCGAGGCGTACCTGCCGATCATGATCTTCGCCATCGTCTTCGGCCTCTCCATGGACTACGAGATCTTCCTGGTCTCCCGCATCCGCGAGGAGTGGACCCGCAGCCGCGACGCCACGGTGGCGATCCGTGAGGGCCTCGCCCACACCGGCTCGGTCGTCGTGGCCGCGGGCGCGATCATGGTCGCCGTCTTCGGTGCCTTCATCCTCGGCGGCGACCGGATGCTCCAGCAGTTCGGCTTCGGCATGGCCGTCGCGGTCTTCGTCGACGCCGTGGTCATCCGCTGCCTGATCGTCCCGGCCGCCCTCCAGCTGATGGGCCGCCACGCCTGGTGGATCCCGGCAGGCCTGGACCGCCGGCTGCCGAGGGTGGACATCGAGAAGCACGGCTGACACGGCTGACACGGCTGACTGACGTACGAACGCCGTACCAGGCGGCCGTACGACACGGCCACGGCCGTACCCGAACCGGAGCCCGGGCGCCCCTGACAGCGCCCGGGCTTCCGTCGTGCCGGGTGGACGCCTCAGCCATCGGCCGCGCTCGCCCGCCGCCGTGGCCGCTGCCGTGGCGACTGCCGCGACCGCCTCGCCGGCGGGCGAGCGGGGCGCGAGCGGATCGCGAGGGACAGGGCGTTCCCTGAGGGGGTGAGGCGGAACGGCGACCGGTTCGAGGGCACCGGAGACCGGACCGACCCCCCGGGCCACGCGACGGTGCACACCGCCGCACGCCACCCGCGGTCCGCCCCGTCCCCTCACCCCCGTGGCGCCCGGCGGCTCCTCCCTGCCGGGCGCCACGCGCCGCCCGCCGCGACGGTCATGTGGTCCGTGCCGCCCGCGCCGTCCCCGCCCGCCGCACCTATCGGTCTTCGGGGAACCGCACGGCACCCGGCCACCGGCCTCCGCCCACGAAGCCCAGCCGCGGGGGCAGCCCACATCCCGGCCCCGCCGCCCCCTCCCGCGCCCGTTCCGAACACCGGCCCCTGCCCTTCGGCGGTACCGCCGTACCGCGCCCGCCGCCGTCCCGCCGTCCCGCCGTACCGCGCCCGCTGCCGTACCGCCGCACCGCGCCCGCCGCCGCCCCCTGCCCGAGTGTTTCTCGACCGGTCGTCGAAAGAGCGCGGCGAGCCTCGCTCTGTGCCCGTCTGACGTCCGCACGGAGGAGCCATGGCCGCCCCGCCCCAACCGCCCACCGCCGACCCGCGGTCCGGCGCGACCGGCACCGCACCCGGTGTCGTAGCCGACCCGCTCGAGAGCGCCGCCCGGCGCACCGGCCTGCTGGGCCGGCCGCGCTGGTTCACCACCCTTTTCGGCACCGACATCTGGGAGCGTTTCAGCTTCTACGGGATGACCGCGATCCTCGTCCTGTACGCGACGGAGGACACCGACCGCGGCGGCCTCGGCATGTCGACCGGCGACGCGACGCTGCTGCACGGCCTGTACATGGCCGCGGTCTTCCTGGCCTCCGTGCCCGGCGGCTGGATCGGCGACCGCGTCCTGGGCGCGCGGCGTGCCGTGCTGCACGGCGGCGTCCTGATCACCGCCGGCCATCTGTCGATGGCCGTGCCCGTCACCGGTTCCCTCTACCCGGGCCTGCTGCTGATCGCCTGCGGCACGGGGCTGCTGAAGCCCAACATGGCCAGTCTGCTGAGCGCGTTCTACGACCGCGAGGACCGGGCGGGACGCGACGCGGGCTTCGCCGTCTTCTACATGAGCGTCCAGGTCAGCGCCCTGCTCGCGCCGATCGTGGTGGGCGCGCTGGGCGAGGGGGTGAACTGGCACCTCGGCTTCGGTGCCGCCGCCGTCGGCATGGCCGCCGGACTGTTCCAGTACGTCCGCGGCTCCCGGCACTTCGGTGACACGGGCGCCGCCCCGGAGCGATTCGCCACACCGGCCGAACGGACCCGGGTCCTGCGGACCGGCCTCGCCGCCGTCACCCTCGCCGTCCTCGTCTACGGCACCGACGCCGCCCTCGGCACCTTCCGCATCGCCCACCTCATGGCGCTGTTCGGCCTGCTGTGTGTGGTGGCGCCGGTGATCTGCTTCTGGCGGCTGCTCCGCAACCCGCTGCTGACCGCCGTCGAACGTGTCCGCGTACGCACCTACATCTGGCTGTTCCTCGCCTCGGCCGTGTTCTGGGCGCTGTTCCTGCAGGGCGGCTCGGCCTTCGCGCTGTTCGCCAAGCACGCCACCGACCGCGAGGTGTTCGGCCGAACGGTGCCCGCCAGCTGGTTCCAGGCGGCGGTGCCGCTGTTCGTCCTCGTCCTGGCGCCGCTGTTCGCGTCGGTGTGGACCCGCGCGGGCGAACGGGTGCCGACGGCGGTCAAGTACGCGGTCGGCATGGCGGCCACGGCCGCCGCCTACCTGGTGATGGCCTCGGCCGCGACGCGGGCGGCCGACGGCGTCCGGGTGTCACCGCTGTGGCTGCTGCTGGCCTTCCTGCTGCTGGCCGCCGGCGAGGTCTCCTTCGCGCCGGTCGGGATGAGCGCCTCCACGGCGATCGCCCCGGCCACGTTCGTCAGCCAGATGGTCGCCCTGTTCTGGCTGGCCGGCGCGCTGGGCGGGGGCATCGGCGGCAACGCCCTGAAGGTCTCCGGCGACCGTGTGCCCGGCCCCGGCTACTTCCTCGCCCTGGGCGCCGCGGCCCTCGTGACCGGCACGGCCCTGCTCGTCTGGCGCCGCTCGCTCACCCGCCGCCTGGGAGTCTGACCCGCGGCGGCATCCGCGCAAACCGGCTGTCCGTCGGCCCGCCGTCCGTCTGCCTGGGTCGTTCGTCTGCCCGGCTGTCCGTCTGCCCGGCTCGTCCGTCCGTCCGTCCGCCCGCCCGTCCGCCCGTCCGCCCGTCCGTCCGGTCAGGACAGCGGACGGCCGAGCAGATGGACGGTCCGCAGGACGACCGCGGCGGACAGCACCAGCAGGTGGTAGCCGATCAGCGCGTACAGACCCGGTCCGCCGGCCGTCGCCGGACCCCCGTCCATGCCCAGCAGCTGTACGCCGAGGACCCCGAAGAAGATCCCGAACATCGCCAGCATCACCCGGCTGAGCAGGTCGCCGATCACCCGCCGGTCGCGCGCGTCCGCGAGCAGCCGTACGTTGACGCCGAGCCGCCCCTCCTCCAGGGCTCCGCCGATCCGGTTCAGGCGCCGGGGGAGGCGGCGCAGCACCGGCATCAGGGCGAGCAGTTCG
It includes:
- a CDS encoding FAD-dependent oxidoreductase, encoding MSAAADTDPEVLVVGAGPVGLCTAIELARRGVRVRIVDRRVEPRPGTRACTVWQRTLEVFDLMGLPVGAYLDSGVDYTHRTHHFAGLPPLVRPADQPGTRYPRPLLIGQSQTEEMLTRHLAGLGVQVERGLTAVALEQGPARVTVRLTGADGTRHTVRAGWVVGAQGPHSTVRDAIGGSWEKRSCPGTQLLQIDARWTGSLPGDPAHCHLFLSEAGSLGTAPLPDGRHRFYAGVADPDPTRTGDPDVAEVLDAVRRVSGASDLRFHDGRFNWRVRLYNAVAGRYRAGRCLLAGDSAHTVMPVTAQGMNTGVQDAFNLGWKLAAVVRGRASARLLDSYEAERRPIALALAERNERTYWGGVGPVPPFELLRSRLTGAGEAGTGHTGLPLAYPDSPLSAGTAPAAGGPGPGARVPDVEAEGGADRLFRLLGRGDWTVLAFPEDPSDPAAAEVAAKEAAAGAGRAGVPVHVVTGGRGPDGTLTDRSGALRASLGAEAGALFLVRPDGYVSFRGAVRDGSALDRHVTAVLS
- a CDS encoding methyltransferase, with amino-acid sequence MFTPIAVRVAATLRIADHIEAGAHTRDELAERTSTEAGSLGRLLRFLACRDVFSEDEPGVYGLTATSRLLLDAHPSRMRHWLDLEGASGRIDLAACGGLLHAVRTGEPGYDAVFGVPFWDDLERQPELTDSFNAQMAAVQGRLAPEVAGAHPWHEARRIADVGGGTGALLEAILRTAPDSAGTLVDLPGTVEGGAERFAAAGLTERTEVVGQSFFDPLPAGADLYVLSQILHDWDDKESVAILARCAEALPAGGRVVVVERVIAEDEGKQLNTEYDLRMLVFNKGRERTVEEFTALAAEAGLRPAGITRLPSHHSLLLWERA
- a CDS encoding SgcJ/EcaC family oxidoreductase — its product is MNTTHETRVAGLDARAVLAGLAARWDAADGPGYGELFTPDATYVQFNGVLLNGRQEIADMHDLMFRTMLYGTRLVTHEIESVRPAGEDRAVVVSTGAALYPWQKQVTPKRLSRQTLILERVDGRWLVAGFQNSRIKPFPTSGPLFDVASKAVRLRVERSRRAA
- a CDS encoding MarR family winged helix-turn-helix transcriptional regulator, whose translation is MRPHSEEDRSLGTLMSLATALRVQAARTVLFQSAVAQSVGLNATDFNCLSLLDLEGPMTPGQLAERAGLSRGGAITTVIDRLQKAGFVRRRPDAGDRRRVIVETVPEAFAERVDTVFTDYRAALGKLLSELTPEQQELLLDLTNRGNEIFHAETLRLQARA
- a CDS encoding DUF4865 family protein; this translates as MLTAHYSIPLPADYDMNVIHRRVTDRSAPWDARTGLLLKAFCVTDAADGGHNSYAPFYVWAEPHEFGRFLTGAEYAGLCAAFGPVPVRTGTVLQCGIGSGPAGHLVSESEPLGSVTDLRDTVRAETERHRAVLADPSVHTHVVDLDPATMTLTRRTLLRAGAETPRPKNGERVLRVLHLSQPPHTTTG
- a CDS encoding MMPL family transporter: MVTTTPVRGDTPTTPPPPHSRSVLERTAGFAQHHRWTALLLWVVVLFGVWGAASAVGDGYRDDFSLPGTETQQALETMEKHGSAQAGDTLEIVLHDRQGLTGADTRGRVTAMLGKVAKLPEVAEVRSPYDDQQAVSQDGTVGYATVVLDGKSEDLAKEDTQRIYDTARTARSNALTVELGGDAARKLAEPEGGAAEGIGMLAALVILGLMFGTVIAAGLPVIAALFAVGSTLGVIILLSHVFTIASYTPYIMMLVGLGVGIDYALLIFARYRAELVRGASPDEAGRRALDLAGRTVFFAGCTVIVALLGLVALGLGSLQGTAVAVALTVLVTMIASLTLLPALLALFGKRFARQFTAKARKRTAKGKPIEGGDRWRAWAGLVQRRPLVSLLLAVAALGALAAPALDLRLGFADAGNDAAGTTSREAYDLLADGFGPGFNGPLVVVTEGGDKAGAALSQKLNDTKGIAAATGPIPSQDGKAATVIAFPDSSPQDERTTELVHTLRDDVLVQLREETGARYLVGGSTTAVIDYADTVSSRMPLFIAIVVGLSLLILVLVFRSVLVPLKAALLNLLSIGAALGAMTLVFQKGMFGLEPGPIEAYLPIMIFAIVFGLSMDYEIFLVSRIREEWTRSRDATVAIREGLAHTGSVVVAAGAIMVAVFGAFILGGDRMLQQFGFGMAVAVFVDAVVIRCLIVPAALQLMGRHAWWIPAGLDRRLPRVDIEKHG
- a CDS encoding peptide MFS transporter; this encodes MAAPPQPPTADPRSGATGTAPGVVADPLESAARRTGLLGRPRWFTTLFGTDIWERFSFYGMTAILVLYATEDTDRGGLGMSTGDATLLHGLYMAAVFLASVPGGWIGDRVLGARRAVLHGGVLITAGHLSMAVPVTGSLYPGLLLIACGTGLLKPNMASLLSAFYDREDRAGRDAGFAVFYMSVQVSALLAPIVVGALGEGVNWHLGFGAAAVGMAAGLFQYVRGSRHFGDTGAAPERFATPAERTRVLRTGLAAVTLAVLVYGTDAALGTFRIAHLMALFGLLCVVAPVICFWRLLRNPLLTAVERVRVRTYIWLFLASAVFWALFLQGGSAFALFAKHATDREVFGRTVPASWFQAAVPLFVLVLAPLFASVWTRAGERVPTAVKYAVGMAATAAAYLVMASAATRAADGVRVSPLWLLLAFLLLAAGEVSFAPVGMSASTAIAPATFVSQMVALFWLAGALGGGIGGNALKVSGDRVPGPGYFLALGAAALVTGTALLVWRRSLTRRLGV